From one Mya arenaria isolate MELC-2E11 chromosome 4, ASM2691426v1 genomic stretch:
- the LOC128231551 gene encoding uncharacterized protein LOC128231551 yields the protein MASVERERLKEDKFRKRSWKRWGPFLSERQWGTVREDYSADGDCWSHFPHEHARSRAYRWGEDGLFGVTESHCRLCLSLALWNGKDPILKERLFGLNSHQGNHGEDVKELYYYLDNTPTHSYMKALYKYPHAEFPYAKLETENARRGVNDPEYEILDTGVFNYGRYFDVTVEYCKASPNDILGRYTVANRGPERATVHVLPQLWYRNIWDWGEDCEAYHEVKPILVKDKSGKIRCEHPTLSEVEDRPRLNSMDRYVEEMEPPHDRASVLYHQTSVHGEDKGVFFFELGPDQDDKAVPVLFTENSTNAEKLYGGSNKSKYVKDAFHHYVINGQTDTVNPKQYGTKCAGHYVFDLDPGQEVVIKVRLYQGAEKPNGLTFGDDFDEVFQERIKEANEFYKEVMPPNISPESARIARQAFAGVLWNKQFYYYIIKEWMRGDAGQTPPEESRQQDRNREWQHLNNKDVISVPDKWEYPFYCTWGLALQMIPMAQLDIQFAKSQLILLLSEWYMQATGQLPAYESRLDDFTPPLHAYSVLKVYKASGQRGHRDELFLARCFHKIVLNYTWWLNLKDFEGRNVVRGGFIGIDNFGIFDKSQTLSDSGTIAHANAIPWMGFLCSIMLEISLILAHRDCIYQDMASKFFEDFVVVMDSLNSVDDIGQWNEADGFFYDHVREGKTSHPVKIRSTTGFVPLLCCLVLNDVDFREHPGFAKRTKWFIENRRDLAKGMSFMTRGSKEGCTLLSMVNKEKLVRILAHMLDENKFLSPYGIRSLSKEYEASPHEFELSGETYRVQYEAGESRTGEFGGNTNWRGPVWIPMNFLIIENLRRFHYFYGSDLSVECPTGSGVFMDLGEVADNLACRLANIFLPDHTGRRPCHGDESVYAKDAHFQNLCLFYEYFNGDDGKGCGASHQTGWTALVANLLCQNPLEDELIF from the exons ATGGCTAGTGTAGAGCGAGAAAGGCTGAAAGAAGATAAATTTCGGAAACGGAGCTGGAAGCGCTGGGGTCCCTTCCTGTCTGAACGCCAGTGGGGTACCGTCCGCGAGGACTACTCGGCAGATGGAGACTG TTGGTCTCATTTCCCCCACGAGCATGCACGGTCGCGGGCGTACCGGTGGGGAGAAGACGGTCTTTTTGGGGTCACGGAAAGTCATTGCCGCCTCTGTCTATCCCTTGCTCTGTGGAATGGCAAGGACCCCATTCTCAAGGAACGACTCTTCGGTCTAAATAGTCATCAG GGCAACCACGGTGAGGACGTTAAGGAGCTGTACTATTACCTTGACAACACACCCACACACTCATATATGAAGGCCCTTTACAAATACCCGCACGCGGAGTTCCCTTACGCTAAGCTTGAGACGGAAAACGCGCGCCGGGGCGTCAACGACCCCGAGTATGAGATCCTTGATACAG GAGTGTTTAACTATGGCCGCTACTTTGACGTTACGGTGGAGTACTGCAAGGCGAGCCCCAACGACATACTAGGCCGATATACGGTGGCCAACAGAGGGCCGGAGCGCGCCACGGTGCACGTGTTGCCGCAACTCTGGTATCGCAACATCTGGGACTGGGGAGAGGATTGCGAG GCATATCACGAGGTCAAGCCGATACTGGTCAAAGACAAATCCGGGAAGATCCGATGCGAACACCCAACACTAA GTGAGGTAGAGGATCGTCCGCGACTGAACTCGATGGATCGGTACGTGGAGGAGATGGAGCCGCCTCACGACCGCGCGTCCGTCCTTTACCACCAAACCTCCGTCCATGGCGAGGACAAAG GAGTGTTTTTCTTCGAGTTAGGGCCTGACCAAGATGACAAGGCTGTTCCTGTTTTGTTTACCGAGAATTCAACCAACGCGGAAAAGTTATATGGTGgatcaaacaaatcaaaatacgTCAAAGACGCCTTTCATCACTACGTTATTAATG GTCAGACTGACACAGTGAACCCTAAACAGTATGGCACCAAGTGCGCGGGTCACTATgtctttgaccttgaccccggTCAGGAAGTGGTGATCAAAGTGAGGCTCTACCAGGGTGCTGAGAAGCCGAATGGGTTGACTTTTGGGGATGACTTTGATGAGGTGTTCCAAGAAAGGATCAAGGAAGCTAATGAATTTTACAAAGAG GTTATGCCTCCCAACATCAGCCCCGAGAGTGCGAGAATAGCCAGACAAGCCTTTGCTGGGGTGCTGTGGAATAAACAGTTTTACTATTATATCATTAAAG AGTGGATGCGCGGGGATGCTGGGCAGACCCCGCCCGAGGAGAGCCGGCAGCAGGACCGGAACCGCGAGTGGCAGCACCTCAACAACAAAGACGTCATATCCGTCCCTGACAAATGGGAGTACCCTTTT TACTGCACGTGGGGTTTGGCGCTGCAAATGATCCCGATGGCGCAGCTGGACATCCAATTCGCCAAGTCACAGCTGATTCTCCTCCTAAGCGAGTGGTACATGCAAGCTACCGGACAG CTGCCGGCGTACGAGTCCCGGTTGGACGACTTTACTCCGCCTCTACACGCGTATTCCGTCCTGAAGGTGTACAAGGCTTCCGGTCAACGGGGTCACCGGGACGAGCTTTTCCTCGCTAGGTGCTTCCACAAAATCGTCCTTAACTACACATG GTGGTTGAACCTGAAGGACTTTGAGGGACGCAATGTTGTGAGGGGCGGATTTATAGGCATCGACAACTTCGGCATTTTTGACAAGTCGCAGACACTTTCAGACTCGGGTACCATTGCTCAT GCGAATGCCATCCCGTGGATGGGTTTCCTGTGCTCCATCATGCTCGAAATCAGCCTCATTCTGGCACACCGGGACTGTATCTACCAGGACATGGCCTCCAAGTTCTTTGAAGATTTTGTCGTCGTCATGGACTCGCTAAACAGCGTCGATGATATTG GACAATGGAACGAGGCGGACGGGTTTTTCTACGACCATGTGAGGGAGGGGAAAACGAGCCATCCAGTGAAGATCCGCTCCACGACCGGCTTCGTGCCGCTGCTCTGCTGTCTCGTGCTCAATGACGTCGACTTTCGGGAGCACCCGGGTTTCGCTAAACGAACAAAGTGGTTCATAGAGAACCGAAGGGACCTTGCGAAGGGC ATGTCGTTCATGACGCGGGGAAGCAAGGAGGGCTGTACTCTGCTGTCCATGGTCAACAAGGAGAAGCTTGTCAGGATCCTCGCACACATGCTGGATGAAAACAAGTTCCTCTCGCCCTACGGAATACGTTCCCTTTCGAAG GAGTACGAGGCAAGCCCGCATGAGTTTGAACTGTCCGGGGAGACGTATCGGGTCCAATACGAGGCCGGAGAGTCACGGACAGGAGAGTTCGGGGGCAATACCAACTGGCGGGGACCCGTCTGGATACCCA TGAATTTCCTTATCATTGAGAACTTGCGTCGGTTCCACTACTTTTACGGCTCGGACCTGAGCGTCGAGTGCCCGACGGGATCTGGGGTGTTCATGGACCTGGGGGAGGTCGCCGACAATCTTGCTTGCCGCCTCGCAAACATCTTTCTTCCCGATCACACAGGCCGACGACCCTGCCATG GAGACGAGTCGGTTTATGCCAAGGACGCGCATTTCCAGAACCTGTGTCTGTTTTACGAGTACTTCAACGGTGACGATGGGAAGGGATGCGGCGCAAG CCACCAGACGGGATGGACAGCCCTGGTTGCAAACTTGCTGTGCCAAAACCCTCTGGAAGATGAACTCATATTTTAA
- the LOC128231552 gene encoding sulfotransferase 1A1-like, whose translation MYVSKHFTMSVMSISDVGGDHFNIVDFGEFKSSLFGKSLECIKELNAKLPDFKFRDGDILLASYPKTGCAWTYEILTMLLAGRAVKPDHGKMDSMLEANLPADIDRQPSPRVLNSHLPHHRVPVDIRNKKVKVVFVLRNPKDAAVSYFNMMVGMKHYNYSGNFQNWLPLYMNGPLAFIPYTDYLQEWEQVYRDQLYDMIIVYFEDMKKNTMHEVKRLADFLGVSYADELLEEISGKCQFKEMQNRYDKDMMGKYKDEVNYGFLRKGEVGDWKRWFTVAMSEEYDAHLQQHLAGSMFQFKYAL comes from the exons atgtatgttagtAAACATTTTACCATGAGTGTAATGAGCATTTCAGATGTGGGCGGtgatcattttaatattgtGGATTTCGGAGAATTCAAATCATCTCTGTTTGGCAAGTCACTCGAGTGTATCAAAGAATTAAATGCCAAACTTCCGGATTTTAAATTTCGAGATGGAGATATCCTTCTGGCTTCATATCCGAAAACAG GCTGCGCATGGACGTACGAGATCTTGACGATGCTGCTTGCGGGCCGGGCGGTGAAACCGGATCACGGAAAGATGGACAGCATGCTAGAGGCGAATCTACCGGCTGACATCGACCGCCAGCCTTCCCCGCGCGTCCTTAACTCGCACCTGCCACATCACAG GGTACCTGTTGACATACGGAACAAGAAGGTGAAGGTCGTGTTTGTGTTGCGGAACCCGAAGGACGCGGCTGTGTCTTACTTCAACATGATGGTGGGGATGAAACACTACAACTACAGCGGCAACTTTCAAAACTGGCTACCTCTCTACATGAACGGACCGT TGGCATTCATACCGTACACGGACTATCTACAGGAGTGGGAACAGGTGTACCGGGACCAACTGTACGACATGATCATCGTTTACTTTGAGGACATGAAGAAG AATACGATGCATGAAGTAAAAAGGCTCGCCGACTTTCTCGGTGTATCGTACGCAGATGAGCTTTTGGAGGAGATTTCCGGCAAGTGCCAATTCAAGGAGATGCAAAACCGATATGACAAAGATATGATGGGCAAATATAAAGACGAAGTCAATTATGGGTTTTTGAGAAAAG GCGAGGTTGGAGACTGGAAGCGTTGGTTCACGGTGGCTATGAGTGAGGAATATGACGCCCATCTACAACAGCACCTCGCGGGCTCCATGTTTCAATTCAAATATGCATTGTGA